The proteins below are encoded in one region of Gopherus flavomarginatus isolate rGopFla2 chromosome 12, rGopFla2.mat.asm, whole genome shotgun sequence:
- the LOC127032538 gene encoding olfactory receptor 5V1-like — protein MKNQTTVTEFILLALSSDPQMQIFLFLLFLVIYLITLGGNIVIIVVIRADSHLHTPMYFFLFHLSFVDICYSSVTVPKMLMNFLVEHKTISVNGCIAQMFLIILSAGAEIFILSAMAYDRYAAICDPLHYVQTMSKGICVQLVSGAWTMGFFYALLNTSFALKLHFCGPIQISHFSCELPPLLQLACTDTLTNQLVLLTSFVIFGSSSFLLMLISYIYIISTILRIRSAEGRRKAFSTCSSHLIVVGLLYFTAFFQYTKPSSVSSVVLDEIFSIQYSILNPMLNPIIYSLKNKEVKTALRNILGKFRFLS, from the coding sequence atgaaaaatcaaaccaCAGTGACCGAATTTATCCTCCTGGCACTTTCCAGTGACCCACAGATGCAGATTTTcctctttctcctttttttaGTTATTTACCTAATCACTCTGGGTGGTAATATAGTGATCATTGTGGTGATAAGAGCTGATTCTCACCTTCACACACCTATGTACTTCTTTCTCTTCCATTTATCCTTTGTTGATATCTGCTATTCCTCAGTCACGGTGCCTAAAATGCTGATGAACTTCCTAGTAGAGCACAAAACTATTTCTGTCAATGGCTGCATTGCCCAGATGTTCCTTATTATCCTCTCAGCTGGTGCTGAAATTTTCATTCTCTCAGCCATGGCTTATGACCGCTATGCTGCCATCTGTGATCCATTACATTACGTGCAGACAATGAGCAAAGGAATCTGCGTTCAGCTGGTAAGTGGTGCATGGACCATGGGCTTCTTCTATGCCCTTCTTAACACAAGTTTTGCCCTCAAGTTGCATTTCTGTGGGCCCATTCAAATCAGTCATTTCAGCTGTGAGCTCCCTCCTCTGTTACAACTGGCCTGCACTGACACCCTCACCAATCAACTGGTGCTTCTTACTTCTTTTGTGATATTTGGGTCAAGCTCCTTCCTCCTCATGCTGATCTCCTACATTtacatcatctccaccatcctgcgGATACGCTCTGCAGAGGGCAGgcgtaaagccttctccacctgcagctcccacctgatCGTGGTTGGTTTGTTGTACTTCACGGCTTTTTTCCAGTACACAAAACCCAGCTCAGTCTCCTCTGTGGTTCTGGATGAAATATTCTCCATCCAGTACAGCATCTTGaaccccatgttaaaccccatcatctacagcctgaaaaacaaGGAGGTGAAAACGGCTCTAAGGAATATATTGGGGAAATTCAGATTTCTCAGTTAG
- the LOC127032555 gene encoding LOW QUALITY PROTEIN: olfactory receptor 5V1-like (The sequence of the model RefSeq protein was modified relative to this genomic sequence to represent the inferred CDS: substituted 1 base at 1 genomic stop codon), with translation MRNQTKVTEFIILGLSNDPQMQIFLFLVFSVVYLITLLANRVIMLAIRADPHLHTPMYFLLSHLSFVDICYSSAIVPDMLVHFLAEHKTISVNSCIAQVFFISLLAATEIFILSAMAYDRYTAICDPLRYMNIINKGICVLLVSGAWAIGFIDALLNTVFALKLHFCGPSQISHFSCELPSLLHLSCAETFTNXVLLLTSVVIFGSNSFLFTLIFYIHIISTMLRIRSKEGRHKAFSTCSSHLIVVGLLYMTGFLQYTKASSVSSVVLDEMFSIQYSILTPMLNPIIYSLKNKELKTAIGKTLGKFKFLK, from the coding sequence ATGAGAAATCAAACCAAAGTCACTGAATTTATTATCCTGGGACTTTCCAATGACCCACAGATGCAGATTTTCCTCTTCCTGGTGTTTTCAGTTGTCTACCTAATCACACTTTTGGCAAACAGGGTGATCATGCTGGCAATAAGGGCTGATCCTCACCTTCACACCCCAATGTACTTCCTCCTGTCTCATTTATCCTTTGTTGATATCTGCTATTCCTCAGCCATTGTCCCTGATATGTTGGTGCATTTCCTAGCAGAGCACAAAACTATTTCTGTCAATAGCTGCATTGCACAGGTGTTCTTCATTTCCCTGCTGGCTGCTACTGAAATTTTTATTCTCTCAGCAATGGCTTATGACCGCTACACTGCCATCTGTGATCCATTGCGTTACATGAATATAATCAACAAAGGGATCTGTGTTCTTCTGGTGAGTGGTGCATGGGCAATAGGCTTCATTGATGCCCTGcttaacactgtttttgccctcaAGTTGCATTTCTGTGGGCCCAGTCAAATCAGCCATTTCAGTTGTGAGCTCCCTTCTCTATTACATCTGTCCTGCGCTGAGACCTTCACTAATTAAGTGCTGCTTCTTACTTCTGTTGTGATATTTGGATCAaactcctttctcttcacccTGATCTTCTACATTCATATCATCTCCACTATGCTGAGGATACGGTCCAAGGAGGGCAGGCATAAAGCtttctccacctgcagctcccatctgaTTGTGGTTGGCTTGTTGTACATGACAGGTTTTCTCCAGtacacaaaagccagctcagtCTCCTCTGTGGTGCTCGATGAAATGTTCTCCATCCAGTACAGCATCTTaacccccatgttaaaccccatcatctacagcctgaaaaacaaAGAGTTGAAAACAGCTATAGGGAAAACATTGGGGAAATTTAAATTTCTCAAGTAG
- the LOC127032524 gene encoding LOW QUALITY PROTEIN: olfactory receptor 5V1-like (The sequence of the model RefSeq protein was modified relative to this genomic sequence to represent the inferred CDS: deleted 1 base in 1 codon) produces the protein MPMKNQTTVTEFILLGLSSDPQMQIFLFSVFLVIYLITLGGNIVIMVVIRTDSHLHTPMYFFLFHLSFVDICYSSVTVPNMLRNFLAVHKTISVNGCIAQIFFFFLSAGAEIFILSAMAYDRYAAICDPLRYMERMSKRICVQLVSGAWITAFFYALLNNVFTLKLHFCGSNQIHHFSCEIPPLLQLACTDTLTNQVVLLTSFVIFGSSSFLLMLISYIYIISTILRIRSAEGKRKAFSTCSSHLIVVGLLYFTAFFQYTKSGSVSSVVLDEIFSIQYSVLTPMLNPIIYSLKSKEMKTALRKMLRKLKFLK, from the exons ATGCCAATGAAAAATCAAACCACAGTGACCGAATTTATTCTCCTGGGACTTTCCAGTGACCCTCAGATGCAGATTTTTCTCTTCTCAGTGTTTTTAGTTATTTACCTAATCACTCTGGGTGGTAACATAGTGATCATGGTGGTGATAAGAACTGATTCTCACCTTCACACCCCTATGTACTTCTTCCTTTTCCATTTATCCTTTGTTGATATCTGCTATTCTTCAGTCACAGTGCCTAACATGCTGAGGAACTTCCTAGCGGTGCACAAAACTATTTCTGTCAATGGCTGCATTGCTCAGATATTCTTCTTCTTCCTTTCAGCTGGTGCTGAAATTTTCATTCTCTCAGCCATGGCTTATGACCGCTACGCtgccatctgtgacccattgcgtTACATGGAGAGAATGAGCAAAAGGATCTGTGTTCAGCTGGTGAGTGGGGCATGGATCACAGCCTTCTTTTATGCCCTTCTTAACAATGTCTTTACTCTGAAGTTGCATTTCTGTGGCTCCAACCAAATCCATCATTTCAGCTGTGAGATCCCTCCTCTGTTACAACTGGCCTGCACTGACACCCTCACCAATCAAGTGGTGCTTCTTACTTCTTTTGTGATATTTGGGTCAAGCTCCTTCCTCCTCATGCTGATCTCCTACATTTACATCATCTCCACCATCTTGAGGATACGCTCTGCAGAGGGCAAgcgtaaagccttctccacctgcagctcccaccttatTGTGGTTGGTTTGTTGTACTTCACAGCTTTTTTCCAGTACACAAAATCTGGCTCTGTCTCTTCTGTGGTGTTGGATGAAATATTCTCCATCCAGTACAGTGTCTTgacccccatgttaaaccccatcatctacagcctg aaaaGCAAGGAGATGAAAACAGCTCTAAGGAAAATGTTGAGAAAATTAAAGTTTCTCAAGTAA